CTAAACCAACTGCTAAACTCAGAATGATAAATATGCCAGCAATAGAATAGAGAACAATACGGCGAATGATCTCTATCGTAAGATTAGCTTTGTTAGCAAAATCCGACCAGCTCTTGATACTTTTGAACCAATTGACAATGCTATTCCATAAATTTTTCACTTTTAAATAAGCTCCCTTAAAAAGTTACATACCGTAATTATATAATAAAATCGATTTAGAAGTGTAAAAACAAAAAAAGTTCCATAGAAAATAGTTTCTACGGAACTTTTATTAAATTACTTAATTAAGCGGTAGATGGCGTCTGCGTAGATGGCAGTGGCCTTTAATAATTTATCAATATTAATATATTCATTCGGTTGATGCATGACATTTTCGTCACCGGGGAACATAGCACCAAAGGCAATTCCGTTTTTAAGAATTCTGCCATAAGTACCGCCACCAACAGTAAATGGTTCGGTTGGGTCATCAGTGTGATCGCGATAAGCTCCAACTAGGGCTTTTACCAAAGGATCATCAGCCGATACAAAGTGTGGCAATTGATTATGTCCTTCGATTATAGCAGACACACCTGTTGGCAAATTCTGATTGATCTTGTCAGTCAAAGTGTCGCCAGTATCACCTTTTGGATAGCGAATGTTCAATAAAATATTTGCTTGATCTTGGTCGTATTCATAAATATTAGGGGAGACGGTTAATTCGCCCATGACCTCATCTTTGTTACTGATACCAAGATTTTTACCGGCAAAGTCTAAGTGTAAACTATCAGCGATGAATGAGAAGTATAGCTTCTCACTGTCATTCAAAGGTAGTGTCATTAGAAACTTAGCCAAATAAGTTGCAGCGTTAATGCCATTGAATGGTTCCATAGCATGAGCACCCTTACCAATAATTTGAACAGTAGCTATAGTTTCTTTATTAGTAACGTTGCCTTTGATCTTTGAATGTTCGCCTAGAAAGTCATTTAACTTGGTTTTTAATTCTTCTAGATTAATTTTTTCTAA
This sequence is a window from Companilactobacillus alimentarius DSM 20249. Protein-coding genes within it:
- the pepV gene encoding dipeptidase PepV, yielding MSIDWEKEVSHRSDELINDLSELVSIDSSRDIENKTSDFPLGPGPAKALQTFLHFAERDGFATKNVDNLAGRIEFGNTEDEPIAILGHVDVVPEGPGWNTNPFEPVIKDGNFYARGASDDKGPSLASYYAMKIIKELKLPTSKKVQLILGTDEESEWVGINHYMEKETMPETGFSPDAEFPAINGEKGIVSFRVNFPTPKINLVKKFTAGIRPNMVPQNAEAEIDLEKINLEELKTKLNDFLGEHSKIKGNVTNKETIATVQIIGKGAHAMEPFNGINAATYLAKFLMTLPLNDSEKLYFSFIADSLHLDFAGKNLGISNKDEVMGELTVSPNIYEYDQDQANILLNIRYPKGDTGDTLTDKINQNLPTGVSAIIEGHNQLPHFVSADDPLVKALVGAYRDHTDDPTEPFTVGGGTYGRILKNGIAFGAMFPGDENVMHQPNEYINIDKLLKATAIYADAIYRLIK